CAAAGAGTAGACGCCGCGAACTGAAAAGCGACAAAGACAAGGCGTCCTCTGAGGACGCCTTTTTTCGTTCTACGCTCTACTACTTTTCAACCACGCATGCGGCGCGACTGTTGCCGATCGGCATAGACCGAGACGCCGAGCAAAAATGCCTGACAAAGCCCAAAGAACAAGATCTGCGTATGGTTGATCGTGTCAAAGAAAGGAAAGTCGCGATACAGATCAGAAAACGTACGAATCGCGCCGGTTAGCACGAGGAAAGGGATCAGAACCGTCACCAACATGGTAAGCGTCAGCGCCGCGATCGTCGCCCATTTGTGGCCATGAAGCCGCAGCCAGCAGAAAAAGACGACTTGCAGGTTGTATCCCAAAGCGATGGAGAACAATTGGATAAAGACGCTCCAGCGATCCGCGGCGGGGAACAGGGCGCCCCAGATTAGAAACATCGAAGATGTCATCCACATCGCCATCACCAGGTTGACCGGAATCATAAAGAAGCAGATTTGCGACGGTCGCTGCGGTTGACTGGCCCATCTCGTAAATGCGTCGAACCAGCCGAATTGACTGGCCGAAATCCGTTCTCCTGCGACAAAAGCGGCCAGGTCTTCGGCCAGCGCCGCGGCTGACGCGTAACGCTCGTTCGGATCTTTGGCGAGACAGCGGGCCACAATCACGCGTAGATCGTTGGGAACATCCGCTCGCTTCAGCGTTGATTGGATCGGCTGCTCACTGAGCAATTCGGTGATGATGTCTGAGTAAGTGGCGCCCATTCGCGGAGGTTCGCCAGAGAGCAGCTCCCAGAGCATCGCTCCCAATGCAAACATGTCCGCTTTTTCGCCAACCGCGCCCCAATGCGGCAGCAGTTGCTCAGGCGCCATGTACGTGGGCGTTCCCAGGATCCAACTCGACCGCGAATTGGTCAGCGGCGAATCGGTCAGCTTTGCCAAGCCAAAATCGGTTAATCGTGGGGTGAAATCGTCGAGACTTTCTCCCGCGGCCATTTCATCGTTGGCCGCCAACATGATGTTGCTTGGTTTGATGTCCCGATGGACGACTCCTTGAGAGTGGGCGTAGGCGACCGCACGGACGATGTCGAGCATAAGCCGAGCGACGCTTTGGCAGTCGCGCGATTGGGAGGGATGCTGTTCTATCCAAGCGGCCAGATCGGGGCCTGCACAAAACGCGGAAGCGATATACGGCGTGGGGCCCGAGAGTTCGGCGGCGTAGATCGGCACGATGCCGGGATGGTCGAGTCGAGCCGCGGCGAGCGCTTCGTCCTCAAAGCGTTGCAGTTTGTCGTAGCAAACCAGTACTTCCGGACGAGGCACTTTCAAGGCCACATCGCGTTGCAGTCGCGGGTCGGTCGCCTGAAAGACGACGCCAAACGCGCCGTGCCCTACGGTTCGTTTCACCACGTAGGGGCCGATTTGCGTTTCGCCGCGATCGATGGGCGCAGCAGACGCTGCTTCTGTTCCCCATAAGTGATCAAGCCGCTTGATCAGCTGTTGATCCTCAGGGCTTAGTTCGGCGGAAGGATCGAGTTGTGCGGCGTCGGGCGAATCCGGTTGTTCAGAGGGGACTTCGGCCACCGTTGCACAGCTCCTTTCGCAGTTGAGCGATCGCAATGGACCAGCGGTTGCGGACGGCGCGCTCGGAGATGCCAAGTTCCTGGCCGATCGCTTCGTAGGTCATGCCGTGGCGATGTCGCATCTCAATCAGGCGTCGCTGATCTTCCTGCAGTTGAGAAACTGCCTGGATCAATTCTAGATCGGTCTCTTCGCGGCGAACCATGCTGCTCGCCGTCGCTTGTTGAGGGTCCACGATTTCGTCGCTGGCTCCGCCGCTCAAGCGGCGTTCCAGACGAATATCGCGACTTTGGGCGCTTTGAAAATGGCGGCGGCTATCGACCAGATTGTGCTTCACCAGGCGTCGCAGCCAAGCTTTCAGTTCCGTCTCGCTGTTGCCGGTGAATCGATCAAAGTCACGCTGCGCTTCTAGCAGCGATCCCTGCACGATGTCGGACGGATCGATTTTGGCGGAGAGTCCGTCACCCATCCCACGCTCTGCTACCAACAGCAGGTAAGACCGCATGTGACTCCAGACGCGATTGATCGCTGTCGCATCACCCGATCGCGCATGATCAAGCAGATGCTCCCAATCAAGATCGTCGCTGGAAGCCCGAAAGTGAGCGTCCCTCATCTTGTGGTCAATGTCCTGGTAATAAGAAGGTTCTTTCCGGCAATGCCAATGTAATTCCCAGGGCCTGGGGCAACAACGCTTTAGCTCTCACTTTTTGGGACGAGAGAGGGAAAAATAGAGAGAAATTCGCTGATTTTTACCCGAGAAATAAGATCAACACGACGAAAAAAAGGATCGCAAACTTGGTTGATGCGCTCGAATTGTTGCGATAATCGAGAGCGTTGGGATCGGTTGAATTCCGATCTCTTTTCCTTTGGCCATTCGAACCCCATCCCACGCCTACGATGAAGACGCAATACTTCACCGCGACCAGTTTAGACGGCTACATCGCCGATCCCGACCATTCGTTGGAGTGGTTGTTTCAGTTCGGCGAAGAGCCCGGCGAAGAGTATGACGCATTCATCCGCGACGTCAGCGTCTTGGCGATGGGGTCAAGCACCTATGAGTGGCTCTTGCGGCACATGGCCGCGTCAGGCGACGCGTGGTTCTACGAGCAGCCGACCTGGGTGTTTACTTCGCGGACGCTCCCGAAAGTCGACGGCGCCGATATTCGCTTTGTCAGCGGCGACGTGCGGCCAGTCCATTCGCAGATGCGTGAGATCGCTGGCGAGAAAAATCTATGGGTCGTGGGCGGAGGCGAGTTGGTTGGCCAGTTTTACGACGCTGGTTTGCTGGATGATTTGTTTGTGCAGTTCGCGCCGGTCATGTTGGGAAGCGGCGCACCGTTGTTGCCTCGCAAAATTGCTTCACCGCCGTTGAAATTGGTATCGGTCCAAGCGAACAACGCAGGCTTCTTGTTGACCCACTATCAAGTGGAAAAGGATCGCCAGGCCAAGGTCTGACCTACTGCTTCGAGAGAAAAGAGCTCTACGGGAAGCGCGTGTTTCGCGACGCGGTCACTCCGGTATTTCCCAACGTGGCTCCTCCAGCGGCGCCGGGGTTGGGGTCGGGATCGGAGGTTGGCGGCAAGGCCATGCTGGGCAAAGCAGGCGTCTCCGACAGTTCTGGCGTATCGCTGGGCGGTGCGGCTGGGCTGTTGTCAGTAATGGCAGGCGTTTCGATCGCGCTGGGCGCCGGCAATGCGGGGGCAGTTGCTGCGGCGGCGGCTGCAGCCGCTTCGGCGACTTTCGCTTCTTCGGCCGCCAATTTCTCGGCTTCGGCCGCTTTGGCGCGTTCCCATTGTTTGTCGAGCATGCGGCGGAGAATCGATTGTTCGACGCGTCCTTTTCGCCGGGCCGGTGCGACGACGCGCACGACTAACTCAAGTTCGCTCGATTTGGGCATGCGAAACGTGATTCGGGGATCGACCGACAGCACGGTCAATCCTTGTTGCTTGGCCAGCAGGTCAAAGTGCTGCCGCGCTTTGGCGAGCCAAGGTTCGCATTCAATCTTGGCCGCTTCCAACAAATCTTGCTCGGTCTGTCGCCAGTCATCTTTCAGGCTGCAAGGGATCTTAAAACAGTGGAGCACATATTCCTGCGTAAAGGTCTCGTTGATGACCACCTTGTTGAGGAACATGTTGTTGGGCACGACAATCGCGCGGCCGGTCAACTGTTGCGTCATTTGATCTGGACCGATCTCCATGATCGTCGTCGTCAAAATGTTATGGTCGATGACGTCGCCGCGGATGTGTTGAAACTCGATCCTGTCTCCCAGTTTGAACGGGCGACCGACCGCTTTCATGATCGAGCCAGAAACGCATTGAATCAGTTCTTTGGTGGCGATCACCACGGCGACGGCGAATGCTAAGATCGAAATGGTGACGTGCTGGATCTGTGACGACCAAACGACGGTCATGCCGAGCAGGAACAGGAAGAGGAGCCCGTTGCGGATTTGGACCAGCCAGCGGCGACGAACGTCGCTCGGTAATTTGTCGCTGCGACGGACCGCGCGTACCAAAATGCTACGCAGGATGAGCAGCAGGAGAACGATCACGAGCGTTGCGATGCCGTTTTTGAGCAGTTCGCCGCTCGAGAAATATTCGCTGAACTGTTCCGCCTGTTGGGCCCAGTCGATTTTTTTTGCAGAAGAGTAAAGGTCCATTTACGGTCTCAATCCCCAGGTTGGGCGCCGACGCCCTAATCGGGATATTGTAGCTTTTTCGCAAGATAGGTCAGGAGGAATTCAGCCGGCCAAGGGTAACCCGTAGCTCTATTAAAGCTGGTTTAATCGGCAGATGGTGCATTTTTGATCGGAGATTTGCTCGGAAATTCACATAAGGGGATACTTTCGGACGGCTCGGCGATGACTTCGGCAAGCGTCGTACCGCCAAAAGCTTCTTCCACGCTCTTCAATGCGTTGTCCAAGCGACGGTGCAAAGGGCACAGCTTGACGCCGTGGGTCGAAAGACCCAGTGGGCAGGTCCGGATTCGTTGAATCGGATCGACCGCGTTGACGACTTCCAGGATTGTTAGCTCGTCGGGGCGCTTGATGAGCGACATTCCTCCGCCGATTCCTCGCTGCGAACGGACAACGCCGGCCTTTGCTAGCCCTTGCAGCACTTTCGAGAGATAGGCGAGAGGGACCTTCGTCCCGGTCGCAATTTCTTCGGTCGTGCAAGATTCGGGAGCGATATACGCCAAGTGGCAAACGGCGCGCAGCGCGTATTCGACAGTTTGTGAAAACATAGGTGTCCGGTCTCTGGCGGCTTAATTGGATATTGACATCCAATTAAGCGAGGCCTAAATTGAATAGTAAATCGGACATGATCGTCCAGGTATCCGATGGATCCTAATTCTAGCCAAACCTATCCATCCGGACAGGTCGAAGGTGGTCGCTATGCAACACATTGATGAACCGCGTCTCGAAGCTGATGTCGCTTATCGCTTTCAATACTTGCAAGAGTTCACCGGTTTTGGGCCGGACGATGTCGCCGCGATCCACGCCGCGGCGCCGGTGCTGGCGCCGATCGTGCCGGCGCTGGTTGACGCCGTATACGAAAAGCTGCATCAATACGACGCGACCTGGCGACACTTTATGCCGCGACAGCACGGGTACGACGGACCGATGCCCGACAATCTGGAAGACTTGGAGCTGGATCACGAACAGATCACGTTTCGCAAGCTCCATTTGAGCCGCTATCTCGAGGCGCTTGTCACGCGCACCTACGACGCCAAGATGCTGCTGTATTTGGATATGGTCGGCAAGATCCACACGCCGGACGCCGGCAATAAGGGGATCGTCGTTCCCTTGGTGCAGATGAATGCGTTGATGACGTTTGTCACCGATGCGTTGATCGCCACGATTTGCGGCTTGGGGTTGCCACGCGAGACCGAAGTTGCGACGCTCCGGGCCTTCAACAAGCTACTTTGGATCCAGATGGATCTGATCTCACGACATTACGTTCCGTCGTAATTGCTGCGCTCCCATGCAAAGAGATCGGCGGCAATACATTTTGTCGCCGATCTCTGCTATTTTTGTCGCCACCCACTTTTGGCGGTTTGCTGGGGCCCGGAATCGGATTATTCTGAACAGAATCCTCCGCGGCGCTGAGTCTGGTTTCACCAGCGTCCGAATCCCTTCCGCTAACCACCTGCCGCCTTATGCTCCGATTCTCCCTCTTCGGTTTATTGATTCTGTTGCCTGCAATCGCGCGAGACGCGGTTGCCCAATCCGAGAAACAGCCAGCGCAGTTGCCGCTGGTGATCTCCGAGGACTTTGAGAATGGCGCCGCCGCCTGGCGCCCGACCGATCCGGCGACCTGGTCGGTGGTGAAGTTGGAAGAGGGGAACCATGCGTTCAAGCTGAGCGGCGTCGGCAAGTACAAGCCGCCGCATCGCAGTCCGTTTTCGCTCGCGATCTTGAAAGACAAGCTGCTCGGCGATTTCGTGCTGACCGCCAAAGCCAAAACGCTGCAAACGTCACGCGGACACCGCGATATGGTGATCGCGTGGGGGATGCAGGATCCGGCGAACTTCTACTATGTTCACTTGGGTGAGAAGACCGACGATCACTCGAATCAGATTTTTGTCGTCGACGACGCTCCCCGCATCAAAATCAGTGAACGGACCAATGCCGGTACGCCGTGGAAAGACGACACCTGGCACCAGGTGAAAGTGGTCCGCAAGGTCGACAGCGGTCTGATCGAAGTTTACTTCGACGACATGGAAAAGCCGCAGATGGTCGCGCATGATAAAAGGTATGCGTGGGGTCGAATCGCGATCGGCTCGTTCGACGATCTGGGATTGTGGGACGACGTCAAAATTAACGGAGTCCTGGTCGAACCGCCCAAAGCGGAACCTGCCGCGAAGGAAGAGAAAACGCCAAACCCAGAGAGCGAGAAGTCAGCCCAGCAGACGCCGCGCGCCGATCCCAGCACGTTGGAGTTTTTCCGTTGGAGCGGCGATGTTAATGTGCCGGATCCGGTGGCGATCAGTCTTGACAACCAAGGCCGCGCGTACGTCACGCAGACGAAGCGGCGAAAGTCGCAGGATCTCGACATTCGGGACAACAGGGATTGGATACCGGACGACGTTGGTTTCGAGTGGCCTGCCGACAAGCAGGCCTTTTTTCATGCGCAGTTGCCAACCGGCGGACCCATTCCGAACTGGCGGCGTGTCAGCGACATGAACGGCGACGGTGTCAAAGATTGGCGTGACCTGACCGTGTTGTCGGAACAGATTCATCGGCTCGAAGATGTCGACGGCGATGGGACTGCCGACAAAATCGAAAACTACGCCGACGGATTTCAAACCGAAATCACCGGCATCGCGGCCGGCGTGCTCTGGCATGACGGCGATGTCTATGCAACGATCGCACCCGATGTCTGGCGAATGCGCGATACCAATGGAGACGGCAAAGCGGACCAACGCGAAATCATGGCGACCGGCTTTGGCTTTCACATCGCCTACGGCGGGCACGACATGCATGGTTTGACGGTTGGCCCCGACGGAAAAATCTATTGGTCGGTTGGTGATAAGGGGATTCATGTCGTCTCGCAGGAAGGACGCGAATTTCGCTATCCGAACCAAGGAGGCGTCATGCGTTGCAATCCCGATGGCAGCGACTTCGAGGTCTTCGCGCATGGTTTGCGAAACGTGCAAGAGTTGGCGTTTGATACGTACGGCAATCTGTTCGGCGTTGATAACGACTCGGATCAAAAGGGAGAAAGAGAGCGGTTCGTTTATATCGCCAAAGGGATTGACGCCGGTTGGCGCTGTAACTATCAGTATCGCGGCGATCGCTATAGCCCATGGATGGACGAAGCGTTATGGCAGATGCGCCGCGCTGATCAACCAGCTTATTTGACGCCGCCGTTGGCTTACTCGCTGGATGGACCAGCCGGCTTCACGTTCAATCCCGGCACGGCGCTGAGTCCTGAGTACCAAGACTATTTCTTTTTGACCGGCGCTCCCGGCGGCGTGCAGATCGCGTTTCAAGCCGAGTCTGACGGCGCTTCGTTCACGATGGCCAACGAGCATAAGATCGGCAACGGCGTCCCGCTGGTCGGCATTAACTTTGGACCGGACGGCGGCTTGTACGGAGTCGACTGGGGCGGGGGCTATCCGCTGAACGAAAAAGGAGCCGTTTGGAAGATCGACGTTCCGGCCGCCGCCAAGTCGCCTGCTCGTACCGAGGTGCGCCAGCTGCTCGCCGCCGGCTTCACCCAGCGAGATACGGCTGAACTGACCCAGTTGCTAGGGCACGTCGATCAGCGTATTCGGTTGGAAGCGCAGTTTGAATTGGTCAAGCAAGATGAACTTGCCGCGATGCAGTCGGTCGCGCAGAAAAACAAGTCCCAACTGGCCCGCATTCATGCGATCTGGGGGCTGGGACAACTCGGGCGAAAAGGGGACTTGGCAGCCGTTAAAACGTTGAACGAATTGATTGCGGACGGCGATCCGGAAATTCGCGCTCAGGCGCTGCGCACCATTTCTGATCTTCCCCAAGATCCCCCATCGTCGTTGACCAAATGGCTGGAGGATGAGAGCCCGCGGGTTCGCTTCTTCGCCGCGCAGGCGCTTGCGGCTCATCCCGCAGCGGGCAACCTGGCGGGGATTGTATCGCTGCTGGCGAAGAATAATGGTGATGACCTTTACTTGCGTCATGTTGGCGCAATGGCCTTGGCCGCGCGCGATGACGTCGCATCGTTGGCCGATCATGCGAACGCCGAAGTGCGCTTGGCGGCGGTCGTGGCGCTGCGGCAGCAAGCCAATCCGGATGTCGCCAAGTTTCTCAACGACGCCGATCCGCGCGTCGTGCGCGAAGCGGTCACGGCGATTCATGATGACTACTCGATCCCCGCCGCGATGCTGGCGATGGCGGAACTTCTCACGCCAGATCTGAATACCAGCGAGGCGGTGATGATCCGCGTGATCAACGCCAACTATCGATTGGGAGACGCGGCTAGCGTTCAGCGTGTGATCGACTTTGCTGGAAACGTCGAGTCGCCGCAGGCGATGCGTCTGGAAGCGATCGACGCATTGGGCGATTGGCGCGTAGCGCCCCGATTGGATCGCGTCGATGGTCGCAATCGAGAGAAATATCGAATCGCAACAGAGCGTGTATCGCCGATCGAAATTGTGACGCCGCAGCTTGTTGCGCTGAAGGAAGATCCCAACCAAAAGATTCGCGCCGCCACCCTAGCGATGGCTGACAAGCTGGAGATTACGCTCTCGCCGGAAGTGTTGCAGCAGATTGCCTTGGATCAACAGCTGGACACCGAGCTGCGTCTGGAAGCGATGAGGTCGTTGACGACCGCCAAGTCCGATCTCATCCGCGAAACGTTGCCGAAGTTATGGCAAGCAAAATCGGTGGAGCTTCGCTTGGCGACGCTTCGGCAGATGGAGATGCCGAAATTTCATGACGCCGCGCTGGCCCGGATTGGTCAGTTGCTTGCCAGCGACGACGCGTCACTCGAAGAACGGCAAGTCGCGATTGATCTGCTGGGAAGAATCCCTGGAGCAGAAGCCGACGCGCTGCTGGTCGCCGAGTTAGAAAAGCATCTTGCGCAGCCGATGCCCGAGGTGCAGTTAGAACTCGAGATCGCGGCCGCCGCCAAAGCATCGACCTCAGCACAGATCGCCAAGCTGGCCGAACGTCTGCAGCCGGACGCCGATGACATGGCGGTGATCGCGCCCTATCGTTCGAGCCTCTCCGGCGGCGACGCCAAGCTGGGCGAGAAGATCTTCATGACCCATTTGGATGCGGCCTGCATTCGCTGTCATCGGATCGGCAAAGAAGGAAGCGATGTGGGGCCGGCGCTGGACGGAGTCGCCAAACGGCGCGACGCCGAGTATCTGCTGCGATCGATCGTAGCGCCCAGCGCCGAGATCGAGCCGAAATATCGCGCGACCACGGTATTGCTGGTCAGCGGCAAGACGGTGCAGGGGATCGTGACCTCAGAAGATGACGACAAGCTGGTCCTGCGCGACGCCCAGGGAAAAGAAGTCGTGATACCGCAAGACGACATCGACGACCTGGCCGAGCAGCGGATCTCGCTGATGCCAGAGATGACCAAAGTCCTGTCCCGTCGCCAACTACGCGACGTCGCCGCCTATTTGCAGTCGCTCCAATAACCCAAGGCGGTGATTTTTTCGAGAAAAATCGGCCGCCAAGTGCGATCCTCGCCGCCCTAGGCGGCGTCTGTCGGCTGTCTGCAGTGATCATCTATGGCCGCCGGCCGATTTTGCTAGAATTGAGCCGTTGATCGCTCTTTTTGTCCCCGTAGCTCAACTGGATAGAGCACCCGCCTTCTAAGCGGGATGTTGCAGGTTCGATCCCTGCCGGGGATGCTTTGCTTTCCATCGCAGGCCGTCCATCCTTATCGATGGTCGGCCTTTTTGGTGGTCCAGCTAGAGGCGTTTACTTGACCTCCGCCTTTCGCCCTGTCGGCAATCGAATCTTGGT
The nucleotide sequence above comes from Blastopirellula sp. J2-11. Encoded proteins:
- a CDS encoding RrF2 family transcriptional regulator translates to MFSQTVEYALRAVCHLAYIAPESCTTEEIATGTKVPLAYLSKVLQGLAKAGVVRSQRGIGGGMSLIKRPDELTILEVVNAVDPIQRIRTCPLGLSTHGVKLCPLHRRLDNALKSVEEAFGGTTLAEVIAEPSESIPLCEFPSKSPIKNAPSAD
- a CDS encoding PVC-type heme-binding CxxCH protein codes for the protein MLRFSLFGLLILLPAIARDAVAQSEKQPAQLPLVISEDFENGAAAWRPTDPATWSVVKLEEGNHAFKLSGVGKYKPPHRSPFSLAILKDKLLGDFVLTAKAKTLQTSRGHRDMVIAWGMQDPANFYYVHLGEKTDDHSNQIFVVDDAPRIKISERTNAGTPWKDDTWHQVKVVRKVDSGLIEVYFDDMEKPQMVAHDKRYAWGRIAIGSFDDLGLWDDVKINGVLVEPPKAEPAAKEEKTPNPESEKSAQQTPRADPSTLEFFRWSGDVNVPDPVAISLDNQGRAYVTQTKRRKSQDLDIRDNRDWIPDDVGFEWPADKQAFFHAQLPTGGPIPNWRRVSDMNGDGVKDWRDLTVLSEQIHRLEDVDGDGTADKIENYADGFQTEITGIAAGVLWHDGDVYATIAPDVWRMRDTNGDGKADQREIMATGFGFHIAYGGHDMHGLTVGPDGKIYWSVGDKGIHVVSQEGREFRYPNQGGVMRCNPDGSDFEVFAHGLRNVQELAFDTYGNLFGVDNDSDQKGERERFVYIAKGIDAGWRCNYQYRGDRYSPWMDEALWQMRRADQPAYLTPPLAYSLDGPAGFTFNPGTALSPEYQDYFFLTGAPGGVQIAFQAESDGASFTMANEHKIGNGVPLVGINFGPDGGLYGVDWGGGYPLNEKGAVWKIDVPAAAKSPARTEVRQLLAAGFTQRDTAELTQLLGHVDQRIRLEAQFELVKQDELAAMQSVAQKNKSQLARIHAIWGLGQLGRKGDLAAVKTLNELIADGDPEIRAQALRTISDLPQDPPSSLTKWLEDESPRVRFFAAQALAAHPAAGNLAGIVSLLAKNNGDDLYLRHVGAMALAARDDVASLADHANAEVRLAAVVALRQQANPDVAKFLNDADPRVVREAVTAIHDDYSIPAAMLAMAELLTPDLNTSEAVMIRVINANYRLGDAASVQRVIDFAGNVESPQAMRLEAIDALGDWRVAPRLDRVDGRNREKYRIATERVSPIEIVTPQLVALKEDPNQKIRAATLAMADKLEITLSPEVLQQIALDQQLDTELRLEAMRSLTTAKSDLIRETLPKLWQAKSVELRLATLRQMEMPKFHDAALARIGQLLASDDASLEERQVAIDLLGRIPGAEADALLVAELEKHLAQPMPEVQLELEIAAAAKASTSAQIAKLAERLQPDADDMAVIAPYRSSLSGGDAKLGEKIFMTHLDAACIRCHRIGKEGSDVGPALDGVAKRRDAEYLLRSIVAPSAEIEPKYRATTVLLVSGKTVQGIVTSEDDDKLVLRDAQGKEVVIPQDDIDDLAEQRISLMPEMTKVLSRRQLRDVAAYLQSLQ
- a CDS encoding sigma-70 family RNA polymerase sigma factor, producing the protein MRDAHFRASSDDLDWEHLLDHARSGDATAINRVWSHMRSYLLLVAERGMGDGLSAKIDPSDIVQGSLLEAQRDFDRFTGNSETELKAWLRRLVKHNLVDSRRHFQSAQSRDIRLERRLSGGASDEIVDPQQATASSMVRREETDLELIQAVSQLQEDQRRLIEMRHRHGMTYEAIGQELGISERAVRNRWSIAIAQLRKELCNGGRSPL
- a CDS encoding serine/threonine-protein kinase, which gives rise to MAEVPSEQPDSPDAAQLDPSAELSPEDQQLIKRLDHLWGTEAASAAPIDRGETQIGPYVVKRTVGHGAFGVVFQATDPRLQRDVALKVPRPEVLVCYDKLQRFEDEALAAARLDHPGIVPIYAAELSGPTPYIASAFCAGPDLAAWIEQHPSQSRDCQSVARLMLDIVRAVAYAHSQGVVHRDIKPSNIMLAANDEMAAGESLDDFTPRLTDFGLAKLTDSPLTNSRSSWILGTPTYMAPEQLLPHWGAVGEKADMFALGAMLWELLSGEPPRMGATYSDIITELLSEQPIQSTLKRADVPNDLRVIVARCLAKDPNERYASAAALAEDLAAFVAGERISASQFGWFDAFTRWASQPQRPSQICFFMIPVNLVMAMWMTSSMFLIWGALFPAADRWSVFIQLFSIALGYNLQVVFFCWLRLHGHKWATIAALTLTMLVTVLIPFLVLTGAIRTFSDLYRDFPFFDTINHTQILFFGLCQAFLLGVSVYADRQQSRRMRG
- a CDS encoding protoglobin family protein; translated protein: MQHIDEPRLEADVAYRFQYLQEFTGFGPDDVAAIHAAAPVLAPIVPALVDAVYEKLHQYDATWRHFMPRQHGYDGPMPDNLEDLELDHEQITFRKLHLSRYLEALVTRTYDAKMLLYLDMVGKIHTPDAGNKGIVVPLVQMNALMTFVTDALIATICGLGLPRETEVATLRAFNKLLWIQMDLISRHYVPS
- a CDS encoding dihydrofolate reductase family protein, which translates into the protein MKTQYFTATSLDGYIADPDHSLEWLFQFGEEPGEEYDAFIRDVSVLAMGSSTYEWLLRHMAASGDAWFYEQPTWVFTSRTLPKVDGADIRFVSGDVRPVHSQMREIAGEKNLWVVGGGELVGQFYDAGLLDDLFVQFAPVMLGSGAPLLPRKIASPPLKLVSVQANNAGFLLTHYQVEKDRQAKV
- a CDS encoding mechanosensitive ion channel family protein; this encodes MDLYSSAKKIDWAQQAEQFSEYFSSGELLKNGIATLVIVLLLLILRSILVRAVRRSDKLPSDVRRRWLVQIRNGLLFLFLLGMTVVWSSQIQHVTISILAFAVAVVIATKELIQCVSGSIMKAVGRPFKLGDRIEFQHIRGDVIDHNILTTTIMEIGPDQMTQQLTGRAIVVPNNMFLNKVVINETFTQEYVLHCFKIPCSLKDDWRQTEQDLLEAAKIECEPWLAKARQHFDLLAKQQGLTVLSVDPRITFRMPKSSELELVVRVVAPARRKGRVEQSILRRMLDKQWERAKAAEAEKLAAEEAKVAEAAAAAAAATAPALPAPSAIETPAITDNSPAAPPSDTPELSETPALPSMALPPTSDPDPNPGAAGGATLGNTGVTASRNTRFP